DNA from Paraburkholderia sp. ZP32-5:
CTGACGGCATCGCTGATCACCTATCGCGCGCGCAGCGCGCTGAAAGACGTCGGCAAGGCGCTGGGTCTCGAAGCGTCGCTGATCGAGCGGATCAGCAAGTCGCAGCAATGGTGGGATGGGCCCGACGCGGTGGCTGCCTATCTGGCCGAAGCAGGCTTCGATGCGAGCTCGCATATCACGCAGAATCTGATCCGGCTCACCAGGGAGCTGCGCAATTTTCCGCGGCATCTGTCGCAACATGTCGGTGGCTTCGTGATCGCGAAGGATCGATTGTCGCGGCTCGTGCCGATCGAAAACGCGTCGATGAAGGACCGCAGCGTGATCGAGTGGGACAAGGACGATATCGACGCGCTCAAGCTGCTGAAAGTCGACGTACTTGCGCTCGGCATGCTGTCGGCGATTCGTCGCGCGCTCGAGTTCGTCGCGTTGCGTCGCGGTTTTCCGCGGTTCCGGATGCAGGACATCCCGCGCGAGGATCGTGGCGTCTACGAGATGTGCGGCCATGCGGACACGATCGGCGTGTTCCAGATCGAATCGCGCGCGCAGCAAAGCATGCTGCCGCGTCTGAAGCCGAGCGAGTACTACGACCTTGTGATCGAAGTGGCGATCGTGCGGCCGGGGCCGATTCAGGGTGGCATGGTGCATCCGTATCTGCGCCGCAAACAGAAGCTCGAACCGATCGATTACGCGAAGGAAGAATTGCGGCCAGTGCTTGAACGCACGCTCGGTGTGCCGATTTTCCAGGAGCAGGTCATGCATCTGGCGATGGTCGCGGCGGAATATACGGGCGAGCAGGCCGACGAGCTCAGGCGCGCGATGGCCGCCTGGCGGCGCAAAGGCAATCTCTCGAAGTATCAGAAGGATCTGACCGATCGGATGCTGGCGCGTGGCTATGAGCAGTCGTTTATCGACCGCATCTGCAAACAGATCGAAGGCTTCGGCGAATACGGTTTTCCCGAAAGTCACGCGGCGAGCTTCGCGTTGCTGGTCTATCTGAGCGCGTGGCTGAAGCGTTATGAGCCGGCCGCTTTTCTGGTGGGTTTGCTGAACAGCCAGCCGCTGGGTTTTTATTCACCGTCGCAACTGGTGCAGGACGCGAAGCGTCATGGCGTCAAGATACGGCCGCCCGATGTCAGCGTGAGCGACTGGGAGTCGACCTTCGAGCGGCGCGATGCCGAAGGACAGCGAATCGTGGCGGACGAGACCCGGCTGCGTCGTCAGTACGCGGTGCTGTCCGCGCAGCAACTGCGCAATCTGTCCTTACCGCATCTGAAAGCGAGCCGGACGGTCCGGCTCGCCGCGCGGCGCCGGACCGCGCGCATATTCCAGCCGTCGGCTACCTATGGCGCGCGCGGGCCGGCGGTGCGCATTGGTCTGCACCTGATCAAGGGGCTCGCGCAGGAGGCCGCCGAGCGCATCATGACGGCCCGCCGCGCCGCGCCGTTTGCGGCCGTCGACGATCTCGCGCGTCGCGCGGCCTTGACGCGGCGCGATCTCGAGGCGCTGGCCGCGGCGAATGCGCTGGCCAGCATCGCGGGTCATCGGCGCGAGGCGTGGTGGGCCGTGACCGCGCAGCACACGGTACCGAAGCTGCTGCGCGATGCGCCGATTGCCGAAGCGTCGCTCGCGCTGCCGCCGGCCAGCGAGCATCGTGAGATCGTCGACGACTACGCGAGTCTCGGTCTCACGCTCAATCGTCACCCTCTCGCGCTGTTGCGCGCGCGTCTCGCGAAGCAGCGTTTTCGCACGGCAGCCGAGCTCGCCACCTGCGGACATGGCACGCTCGCGCGCGCGTGCGGCATCGTCACAGTGCGACAGCGGCCGGGCACGGCGAACGGTACCGTATTCGTTTCCATCGAGGATGAAACCGGCTCGGTCAATGTGATTGTCTGGCCGTCGCTGGTGGAAAAGCAGCGCAAGGCGTTGCTGGGTTCATCGCTGCTGGCGGTCTATGGCGTCTTGCAGCGCGACGACGGTGTGACGACGGGGGGTGACAGGGCAGACATCACGCGTCATGCGAACGAGGCTCGGGAGGCTGAGCGGCGCGGTGGCGCAAAGCAGAAAAGCCGCCACACGCAGAAGGGCGAGGTGGTTCATCTCGTCGCTCATCGTCTCGAGGATTACAGCGCATGGCTCGGGGAACTAGCTACGACGAGCC
Protein-coding regions in this window:
- a CDS encoding error-prone DNA polymerase, coding for MKMPEPSFSQQTFAAHLPAYAELHCLTNFSFLRGASQPHELVERAMACGYSALAITDECSLAGVVRAHTTVKDIAKEQERERKEREEKARRQATQAEASPEDAISASLPSEPATQEGANEATNETANESLNEGPNSKPSKPVPHLIIGSEFNLTDADGKPFCTLVALAINRNGYGNLAELITLARSRADKGSYRLGPEDFTASLPHLEHLQGLPDCVLLLVPQRTATLSHTLRCAHWLASFAARRAWIALELWQTGSDDLQIDALRLLSKESGLPLVAAGGALMHTRSRKPLQDTLTSIGLGTPLSACGYALEANAERHLRTRVRLGKLYPSDTLEETLRIAALCRFSLDELQYEYPEELVPRGESPPSYLRKLVMAGAMERWPGGLDLKRIQQIEKELNLIADLKYEKYFLTVHDIVSFARSRNILCQGRGSAANSIVCYCLHVTEIDPVSMNMLIERFISRARNEPPDIDVDFEHQRREEVIQYIYAKYGRHRAALTASLITYRARSALKDVGKALGLEASLIERISKSQQWWDGPDAVAAYLAEAGFDASSHITQNLIRLTRELRNFPRHLSQHVGGFVIAKDRLSRLVPIENASMKDRSVIEWDKDDIDALKLLKVDVLALGMLSAIRRALEFVALRRGFPRFRMQDIPREDRGVYEMCGHADTIGVFQIESRAQQSMLPRLKPSEYYDLVIEVAIVRPGPIQGGMVHPYLRRKQKLEPIDYAKEELRPVLERTLGVPIFQEQVMHLAMVAAEYTGEQADELRRAMAAWRRKGNLSKYQKDLTDRMLARGYEQSFIDRICKQIEGFGEYGFPESHAASFALLVYLSAWLKRYEPAAFLVGLLNSQPLGFYSPSQLVQDAKRHGVKIRPPDVSVSDWESTFERRDAEGQRIVADETRLRRQYAVLSAQQLRNLSLPHLKASRTVRLAARRRTARIFQPSATYGARGPAVRIGLHLIKGLAQEAAERIMTARRAAPFAAVDDLARRAALTRRDLEALAAANALASIAGHRREAWWAVTAQHTVPKLLRDAPIAEASLALPPASEHREIVDDYASLGLTLNRHPLALLRARLAKQRFRTAAELATCGHGTLARACGIVTVRQRPGTANGTVFVSIEDETGSVNVIVWPSLVEKQRKALLGSSLLAVYGVLQRDDGVTTGGDRADITRHANEAREAERRGGAKQKSRHTQKGEVVHLVAHRLEDYSAWLGELATTSRDFH